Within the Salarias fasciatus chromosome 2, fSalaFa1.1, whole genome shotgun sequence genome, the region GATGACAGAAATGTGAGAGTTCTCAAACTTCATCAAAGAGCTTTTAAAAAACCCCTCACTCCCGAGGTGACCTGAAAACTATCAGCTGTGAAACGTTATTAATCCAGCTcattacacagcaacatttcagctgaaatacttcactgtttttcctttatttgtcagAAAAGTCtgtggttttcatgttgggccactagtgggtgctgtggtttgtttttctcaataaaacCATTCAGAGAACAATGCTCAAAAAGAGTTCCATCCTGGGCGAAGTTCTCAAAATGTTCTCAGaactgcagcagaagcagcttcGTTTTTTCAGTCAGGAGAGGATTTTCCTGAATTCATGACTAACCTCATCGCTTTCCTCTGGGCCTCTGTGAaccggaggtcagaggtcgccgtCTGAAGGTGACGCGGCGGCCTGGAGGGGGCAGCCTGGACTGACCCGGGCTCAGCGCTGACGGGtaagtgtgtctgctgtcaccCGGAGGCGGCAGCAGGCTCAGCTCCCGCTCTGATCCAGGATCAGGACAATCCCACATCAAAACTGCTCACTTTAAAGAGCCTGACGGAGGAAGAGGGCTGGCACGGTGGAGGAGTGGTTCGCTCTCCTCTCACGTAAGGATACCTGCTTGATGTGACAGAAAAAGTTTGAGTTCCGCCGAATCATCAGATCATCAATAAAGAGACGTTTCGCTGCACCATCTGCCATCAATTAACTAGTTTGACTTGATTCCTGCTGCGTTACAATAAcagcctgaggaggaggaggaggaggaggaggaggaggaagaggaggaggaggaggaggaggaggaggaggaggaggaggaggaggaggaggaggaggaggtgctctGAGCTCCCTGCAGTCTGGTCCAGCTGAGCCCCTCCAGTCCTGAGTGTGTCGTTGTATTCATCATGTGTCCTGATCAATACATTTGTCTCCTTCCTGTcttctggcacacacacacacacacacacacacacacacacacacacacacacacacacagtggggggcTGGCGGCCTGCTGTCTCCTCCATCTTGTCCTGATCAATATTTAATGAGGTGATAAAACAGTAAAAGGACAGTATCGGGCCGTGTCGCCGCCCAGCTTCACCTGGGTTTGATCCTTTGTCCACAGCGTTAGGTAAAGTCCTCCTGGTCTCCGGGTTGCTCCAGAATAAAGAGTGTATTTACTGTCATCATCTGGTGTGACGTTCGTTCACACACCAAGAGTCCTCCTCAACACACTCTGGGAGTTTTTTTCTGGGAGTTTATCTCacttcttccttcttctgtcCAAAATAAAACTACTGTaggttatccatccatccatccatcaattaatcatccatccatccatccatccatccatccatccatcaattaatcatccatccattcatccatccatcgatcatccatccatccatccatccatcaattaatcatccatccattcatccatccatccatccatccatccattcatccatccatccatccatccatccatccatccatccatccatctaattattatccatccatcaattaatcatccatccattcatccatcatccatcagaAATCTATCCATCCACCTATttatcatccctccatccattcattaatcatcatccatccatccatccatcatccatccatctatccatcatccatccatctatccctccatccatccattaaaaatccatccatccaccgaTTTATCAtccccccatccatccattaatcaccatccatccatccatccatccatgagaCTGCTTGctgcaaaacagcaaaacaacgaaacaggaaaataatgagctttaatttgttttttcatgattCTGGTGTCCAAGCGGCGCTTGTGTTTTCCCAAATGTCGAGACCCCTAATCCCtggttatccatccatccattaacaatccatccatccatctatttatcatccatcaatccatcatccaaccatctacccatccaaccatccacccatccatccatccatccatccatccatccatccatccatccatccattcatacatCCATCTAATAATtacccctccatccatccactcatccacagatcaattaaaggtataatggacgattttctcgaaaaagtcgaagccaaacgtctgttactcgctttttgaaaacgcgcatgcgccagacggaccatcctacctgctctgctgctcctacgagcgcgcttgacggcgttacgcaagcgtttcttcagcgtgattgacatgttggaggaccaatagttgacgctatcatcacgccattcattggctaaaacatcatctattatacctttaattatccatccatccattcatccctccatccatcaattaatcatccatccatctatcagttaatcattcatccatccatccacccatccacccatcaattaatcatccatccatccatccatccatccattcatccctccatccatcaattaatcatccatccatctatcagttaatcatccatctatccatccatccatcatccatccatccaacaaaTAATTATACATCCATCCACGcttccatccacccatccatccatcgattactcatccatccatccatccatccatccatccatccatccatccatctttccacCCATCCACAGATAGTAAAGAACAGATAGAAGCCCAACAGCAAAACAGGTAAATAATgagctttaatttgttttctcaTGATTCTGGTGTCCAAGCGGCGCTTGTGTTTTCCCAAATGTTGAGAATCCTaaacctcctcttcctctttttctcctgctcctcttcttcttcttcttcttcttcttcttcttcctctttctcctcctgcacctcctcatTCTCCCCTCTATTTCTCCTCCgactcttcctcttcctccccctctcatagtcctcctgttcctcttcctccccctctcatcctcctcctgttcctcttcctcctcttcatcctcatcccctctcctcctcctcctcctcctcctcctcctcctcctcctctcctcctctcctcctcctcctcctcctcctctcctcctcctcctcctctccctctcctcctcctcctcctccccttctcctgctctcctcctctcctcctcctcctcctcctcctcttctcctcctcctcctcctcctcctcctctccctctcctcctcctccagttgACAGATTTggcttcatcttcttctttcacAATAGAAATCTAATTAAAACTTACTGGACCTCATTATGAGTCTGCAGGTGCACGCGGGCCGCCGGCGGTTAATCCCGCTCAATTAGCGCACGGCCCCGCGCACACCAACAATACCACGAGGCCGCGGCGGGGGCGCGCAATCTCCACGCTCCCGCAGAGAGagcatattattattattattattattattattattattattattattattattattattattattattattgttattaggcccgagcccctggcctgccaagggcgaagggcctattgtttctgcaacacagacaacgactcgtcgagcgcgcagcgctcgacctcaggcctttcacactttcaaaacacacaacgatgacaagtcgagcgcacagcgctcgacctcagacatcattcaacatgtccagacacacacacaccgacacgcactcacgcatacgcgtgtacaaacacaaaaacgcacacacacacacgaattttcgagcgcgcagcgctcgaccaaggcctttcacacgctcaaaggtacaaaaatgacaagtcgagcgcacagcgctcgacctcagacataggccaacatgtccagacacacacaccccgacatgcactcatacacatgtgtgcaaatacaaaaaacgcacacacactctcacacacacacatgacttgtcgagcgcatagcgctcgaccacagacattcacactctcaaacaccccacagacgcgtcgggcttgtcgagacctttccgaaaatatataacatgtgggcgaaataatggcagaaaaaaaaattgcatattgtttttgcaaaaaatattattctttctttctttctttctttctttcttcttcttcttcttcttctgctctttaaactggaatttcaacccctgaacatgctcaaaaactcaccaaactttgcacaaaatttaGTTCCggtgaaaatttttttttaatatgtgtttcaatattgggatttaaaaattggccctacagcgccacctgcaaaacccaaaatgcattgcgtcgatgggagggagtccgcaaaaaactttgtcgtacagccacaaaatttggtatacacatgcgcgttgtcgggacaaacaaaaaatattattatgaccccgacctcaaaacagcaggaaagcagcgagctgggattgaaatttcaaaaatgccgagtcagcgttttccatgacgtcgtacaaaatgttcgttttgatcgcgcgcttctccaaacgagctgaaatttggtggacaccatctacacaagtagacaattaaagttatccaattcacaaatcttcagataacggtttccgcgtggcaacgccgcaaagttgatgtcaaattttgccattttttcagtgtgataaatggctgccatttcgacatgatgactccaatccaaaccaaattttaaacacttattgacccttcttatctggacacattgacagtgaaattttggaaatcggcgttacagcgccccctacagaataagaataaaatctgtattgggagtaaaattattagtttgtcagaaatgaatgaaatttgggtgataattccatCATGtggtcccgatcaaaaaagccaatggtaaccatattgtaatatcaacggtgttgccgtggcgatggctgaagttccccatgttattccaatgggcccaagtgaaaaatctcccatcaaatcaaatgtacttgttgccatggaaatgtgccaaatttgacaaacatcaatgaaagaataaaacgggggggggtcaggtaagcggcgggcgagggccttttgacgccgctcgcggctttaattgttattattattgttgttattattattgttgttgttgttgttgaacaTCAAGAAGGAACAAGGCTGTCTGTTTTGTACACCGCATTAATAATTGACGGTCTGTTATCCTCTCACAGGATTAATATTTTAAGTCGATCAATGCCTTGAAACTTGCTGCAATAACTCAACCTGAGTAAATCATTTGTGAAGCTTTAAAACTGCATTAAACAAATCCCCAGCACTGCTCCTGAATTTCTCTCCTCATATacccaactttttttttctctaaattgAAATGTCCTGAAAGATTCTGTTCAAAAGTTTTGTTCTTTACTTGAAGTTTCTCTTCTCAGGGCCAGAAAGTCCCAAAACTCTGTGTTTTAACAGCTTTAAGAACCAATAAACTTGAttcgtgtgttttttttactacTGTGTTCTTTTTACTGAAATTTGAAAATAGTTTTTAATAGTTTgggaaatgttgttttttcaaGTTTTCCTGAAAGGTGTCTGGTGATTTATGGTGACTAATACTATTATGATTTCTACTGCTAGAACAAGTGTTATTGTTGCTCGTTCTTTGAAGGAGGTTGAACATGTCAGACCTGAGCTCCAGTCTCTGCACCGCCTGCTTTTGCATGTCAGAAgattcatttcaaaatgtgacTTCTGCTCTCTAAAGCTGAATACATGCCAGGTTTACCTGTGGAATATAAAACACCCAAACCTGAGAGGTCCTCAGGAGGAGATTTACTCAGTTttcccagagtcagaagaaaaaggtgaagcagcttttagctcCAAacccatttcctcattctttccaTAAACAATATATTGAACTGCATTTTCCACAAGGTTTGGCTTCATATTCTTTTATGTATTTCTTCACCCCTCTTTATTTGAATGTTCTTCGGATTCACTTAATATGCTCTTAATCTCCTTGTTTTAAagtatttactttatttctttataaaacactgtaaattgccttttgcctttttttctgaaatacacTTACTTTGCCTGATCACTACCACctctgctactactactactactactaataataataataataatcataaatcATTGAATCATTACTCATAATAATTATTCCACTCCAGCTGATGGcaatattaaaaacatattAATATATTATCAGTAATTTCAGAATAATGTTCATCCTGCAGACTGATTATTTTCattgctcctctcctcctctcctcctctctcctctctcctctctcctctctcctctcctcctcgtgTCCTCTGATTGTCTCTCTCCACGTGCAGACGCGCGGCTGAGCGTGCTGCTGGCCGTGTGCgcctctgagaggaggaggaggatccggAGACATTAAAACTCCCCCAGCAGCCTCCCTGATGCCCTCaaccttttatttgttttactaAAACACTTGATTCCGTTCCGTCTGCAACATTCACATTCTGGCCCCCAGTCTAAACGCAACCTTGTGGTTTCACTGATTTGACCACAGAGTTGTTTTGCTGTTACTGTATTTCAGTTGCGTCTCATTAACATGACAGTAACATGTGAGTGCGCTCTTTCCACCTGCTGCCCCCAACAAACCGTTATTCTATTAAAACTAATTATCATACTTATGAACGCATCCTGAGCCTTTTGTCTGCAGGCCGCTGGCATATAGAGGCTGTTTATTATTCTACAATAACACAGATTATGCGCAGATTATTGTGTGTTTatgcgttttgttttttttgttttgttttgttttgtttttttcacagatgACACCGtgagcagggtttttttttcatagaaacGTTATATCTTTATTTCGTAGAAAACTGGCTGCAGCACCAagtaaatagaataaaaatctCTTTATGTACAAAATACAAATTCCATGTGTCgaaattaaacattaaacaaaaCGAGtccaataaataaaaacaatattctagcacagaggaggggagggggtgatgggtgaggaggaggaggaggaggaggaggaggaggtgacagaataCATAATAAATGAGGGCAGCTCCATTCAGTCCATTGTCACAGCGGTGAAACTCGATTTTCACGCTCTCTTTTCTGCTTTATCACTCTACAAATTGTAAAATTGACTTTTCACCTccgaggtaaaaaaaaaaaaatagaagaagaagaagaggaaaacaactggctgagagggagggagggagggagggagagagggggaaagtGCAAAGGTTTTTGGAAAATTATACAAAATACGAGGAAATAACTAAATTAACAACAAATTATTAAGTTACTCTCATTTACAATCCGTCAGCGCAGTGGAGGAGAAGAAATGAGCTCAGTAAGGCAAAGTGTGATTCTTATTCCAGCGGGAGCTGAGTGTCCGTCAGGTGTCTCTACATGTGGTGCGCGGCCCCGCCGGCAGCCCTCCGCTCGCTCAGTAGATGCCCGGCACGAAGCTGCGGAAGGCGAAGAGCGCGTCCTGCTGCAGGTAGCTGTAGTCCTCCGGGGCGGCCGGGCTGCCCGGGCTGGAGGCGCAGTACGCcggcgaggacgaggacgaggagccgcTGGAGCTCCAGGAGCACGCGTCGCTCCCGGGGCTGGGGGCCTCGCCGAGGCACGGGGGGCTGAGCAGCCGCGGGGCGTCGCCGGGGGCCTTCCCCGCCTGCAGGTCGGCGATGCGGATGGTCTCCGACAGCGCCCAGATGTAGTTGTGCGCAAAGCGCAGAGTCTCGATCTTGGTGAGCTTGGTTTCGTCCGGGAAGGCCGGCAGGACCCCCCGCAGCGCGTCCAGCGCGTCGTTCAGGTTGTGCATGCGGTTCCGCTCCCGGTCGTTGGCCTTCAGCCGCCGGTTCTTCTTCACCACCTGCACGGTGGCCTCGCTGCGCGCGCGGCCGCGGCGCcgcttcttctgctgctgctcgggcTGCGGGGAGCGCGGCGCGCGCAGCGGCGACGCGGAGCCGCGCGAGTCCTCGTCGTCGGTGTGCGTGAAGAAGTCGCAGCTGTTGCTGTCGATGTCCGAGTAGACGGAGTCCATGATGCGGGGCGCGGGATGCGGGTTCGGCCCTGTGGACGGAGGGGAGAGGCGTGCGTAAAACAGGTGCGTCCGGCAGGAGCGCGTGCGGCGCGAGGAGATGCGCGGAGCAGGCTCGTGGCTGCACTCACCTGAAGTCAGCAGAAGTCCTCTCACGCAACAGGAGCGGGTGTTGCTGGTGCGGGGCGAGCGGCACGCGTGTCTTTTTCGTCTTTACGCTCTGGATCAGCTCGTGCGAGCCGGTGAGCTGGCACACGACCGGCCTCAGCCCGCTTATATACTGTTGGCGGAACAATGACCGGCCCCCTGCTCCCGCACCCCCCCTGTGACCCCCCCGCCCCGCACGGAGCGGGATGAGGCGGATGAATGCTGCGGCAGGTCTGCCCCGTGCCGCGGGAACTGCTCATTTACATAATGACGCCCGCGGTGTTTGTTCGCCCCGCACAGAGAAGCGTGCCGGTAATcacagccagccaatcagaacgaGGCACCGGCCACGCGAACGACACGCACGACCCCCATCctccccccagaccccccctgtgagacagaaaagaacaaaccCACTTTTAGAGTTAAaaccaaaaacataaaaagagagaaaagaaagaagagtcaGGAGGATCTCCCCCGGAGGAGCAGCCATGCGTCCATTCAgccctccatccattcatccctccatccattcatccctccatccattcatccctccgtccatccatcctgtGTTTAAAACCACAAacgagaggagaaagaggatcGAGCCGGGGGAGAAAACACGACATCCTTCattccaacaaagaaaagttctgctgctcctccacaaaacaaatcagagaaaaaacttgcagctgttttcaggttttgttttcctaGAAGTGAAGGTAAAGATCCACCTGTTGGTCGAGTTATCACATCTGAGagagaagtgtttttttccccagatgtagagaaaacacagaagtgtgATTTATCAGCTGCAGCACTGAACACACTCATCTgaatttaaagcaaaaacacaatatttcatTACATGCCATTCACTTTAATCTTATTCAGTTGTATTTGTTTTCCCTCATGTTGATGATATTAAGGTGTATTTTGGAATTCTTATAACTTGATTGCAaagtcctcttattccattcaATAAGTcacctttttctttcaaaatgaattaACTCCTCTTCACTTCTAATGTTTAGTCAATAAATTGATTcaaatttttgcattttttgcatCTCTTTTGTTCTGTAAAGTAACTCTAATACTATTTGAAACTTGTACTGTA harbors:
- the neurog1 gene encoding neurogenin-1, encoding MDSVYSDIDSNSCDFFTHTDDEDSRGSASPLRAPRSPQPEQQQKKRRRGRARSEATVQVVKKNRRLKANDRERNRMHNLNDALDALRGVLPAFPDETKLTKIETLRFAHNYIWALSETIRIADLQAGKAPGDAPRLLSPPCLGEAPSPGSDACSWSSSGSSSSSSPAYCASSPGSPAAPEDYSYLQQDALFAFRSFVPGIY